CAGAAGCACCGTAAACTAAGACTTCTGCAGGAATTTCCAGATTTTTGGACATTTCAAACAGTTCTTCCGAAGGAATTTCACGTGCCAAAACAGCTTCTACCGCACCGTGTTGGCCCCAAAAATTAACTTGACGACTAGAAGTGACAAAAACAGAGGTATCATAAATGAGTTTAAAATGATAACCATCACGCTTATTGACATAAAAAACACCTGCATCACCAACCACTAAGTAATCTACCTGAATTTCCTTCATTAATTCTAAAAATGGTTTAATATTGTCCATCATTTCTTGATGCATTAGTGCATTAGCAGCAACCGTTAATTCTTTACCAGCTTCATGAACCAAGCTAGCAATTTCTCTTAAGTCATCATAGCTAAACGCATGCGGTAAACGAAGCGCATAATCTTTCTCACCAACATAAATACGGTCAACACCACTTGTCAGTAATTCTTTAACTTGTTCAATAGATTCTGCAGTCGCAGTGATAACAATTTTTTCCATACCTATTATTGTATCAAATTTAAGATAAAAAGCTACTTTTTTTAAAAAATCATATCTATTTCAATGCACTTAGTGAAATTCGTTTAATAAAACAATTTTCTAAGAATATTTTGCTGCATAATAATATTTTTAACTAGAATATATTACAAAATTAGAATATCAAAGAAAAAGTTTCAAAAACTAATGACAAACTTTTCAATTTGTGATAAGATATTAAGGAATATTTAGAGGAGGAACTTATGTCAGCAAATCTGAATAGGCAGACAGAAGACTTTGAAGATCTTAATTTTCAAGAAGAATCAATGCCTAAGTATCAAGAATTTCAAGATTTTGATGATAATAGAACAAAGCTAGATGAACTCATCTTTTTTGCTAAATTAGCTTTTTTCTGCGTAACGACTATTCTAGTGTGTTTCATTCTATTAGTCGCTAAGTTTTCTCCAATTTTTGCTTTTCCACTAGCTATGCTGATTAGCTGGGGAATCACAGCTTTAGCTCAAAAAGGATTAAAACGGCTTAAACATTAACTATTAACTCCTAAGGGAGTTTTTTTCTTGCCAAAAAAACAAGATAACTGCAATTATTAGTCTCCTAACTTCTATGCAGCAGTCTTGTTTTTAATTATTAATCTTTTTTAGTTTTTTCTTCTGCTTGATAATCAATAACGATATCATCTACTTGAGCCTTCATTTCTCCAAGAGGAATAACAGCATCATTAGTACTTGCCTCTGCTTTTTCGACTGTTTGTGCTAAATGATCTTTCACTTGAGACAATTTGCTATTAGCAAACTTTCCTGCTTGAGAAGCCTTTTCTTTAACACTAGAAATAATATTGTCTTTTGTTAACTCACCTGTTTCAAATTTGTCCTTATAATCTTTAAAGGAATGAACGGCTACATCTTTGTATTCATTCACCTTATCGGCAGCGTATTGATGATATTCTTTAGGGTTCTCTTTGTAATCCGTAAAAGTTTGATGGATCTTCTTCTTAAACTGTTTTCCCTTATCTGTTGAGAGAAAATAAGCTGCAGCAGCTCCTGATACCGCTCCGATAATAGCTGTTTTCAAAAATTTACTCATTATTGTTTTCCTTTCTTACGAAATAATTTAGACGCTACTTTTCCAAAAGTATAAGCAGCTCCTGCCTTTCCTACATTAGCAGTAGATTTACGAGTTTTCTTTCCAAAATAACGAGCCTGCCGATTGAGATCAGACACACTTACTGATAAATCAGCGATAGCTGTAAAAAGAGGATCAATAGTTTCTACCTTGCCGTTAACATCTTCAACCAAGACATTAGCCTTAGCCAAGAGTTCATTCGTTTGGTAAAGCGTTACATTAACATCACTGGTTAAAATTTTAAGAGTCTGACGCGATTCATCAACAGTATCTGAAATTTTCCTTAATAAAAGAATCAAATAAATAACCAGAACAGCAAAGGCAATAGCAACAATTAATAAAGCAATTTCCCACATATTTTTCTCCTAACTCAAACATTCTTACCTAGCATTGGTAATAGGGGATAGCATGATTACGACGTCTTATAACAATTAAAATAACTCCAACAACCACTAGTAAAACGGAAAGCCACTGAGATACACGCAAGCTTGCAAACATGAGACTGTCTGTCCGCATGCCTTCAATAACAAAGCGACCACTACCGTACCAGATAAGATAAAAGAAAGCCACCTCTCCTTCTTTTAAAAGATTTGGTCTACGACGTAAAATCATAATGATGATAAAACCCAGTAAATTCCAAAGAGACTCATAAAGAAAGGTTGGTGTACGGTAGTGACCATCAATATACATCTGTTTTCTGATAAAATCAGGCAGATAATTTAACTGAGTAACGGTTTTACCATAAGCTTCTTGATTGACAAAATTTCCCCATCGACCGATAGATTGAGCTAACATCACACCTGGAGCAGCAACATCTAAAAAGTCAATAGGCTTAATCATCCTATAATAGGAAAAGATGAATAAAACGAGTGCTCCTGTGAGCAATCCTCCATAGATAGCGATCCCCCCATGCCAAATGACAGGTATTTCACTAGGATTTTTAAGATAATAATCCCAGTCAAAAATAACATAATAAAGTCGTGCACCGACAATGGCTAAAGGAAAAGCAATTAAAATGAAATCTAAAACATCATCTGACTTAATGTTCTTTTTCGGTGCCTCACGTATAGTTAGGTAAACAGCAAGAATTAAGCCAGTTACAATACAGATGGAATACCAGCGTATGGCCAGAGGACCTAACTTTATCGCAATCGGATTAATCATGGCTCGCCTCATTTTGATCAATTAAATTAGTCAAACGTTTCTCAAAGGTTTCAGTTGCATCATATCCCATTTGCTTAGCACGGTAATTCATAGCCGCTGCTTCAATCACAACAGAAACATTTCGTCCAGTTTTAACCGGAATGCGAATACGTGGAATTTTAACGCCAGATAATTCAATATCTTCATTGCCATTACCCAAGCGATCAAACATCTTATCCTTCTCAAAATTTTCAAGGAAAATAGATAATTGAACCTGTGAAGAATCCTTAACAGCACTGGCTCCATACAAGCTCATAACATTAATAATGCCAACACCACGAATTTCCAACAGATGCCGTAAAATTTCAGCTGGCTCACCCCATAGGGTCTCTTCATCCTTAGCAAAAACATCTACACGATCATCTGCAACTAGTCGATGTCCACGTTTAACCAACTCGAGTCCCGTCTCGCTTTTACCAATACCAGAATCTCCTTGGATCAGAACACCCATGCCATAGATATCCATTAAAACACCGTGAACACTTGTCCTTTCAGCCAAACAAGAATCTAGATACCAAGACATTTCTCCTGAAAGTCTACTAGTTGGCACATGACTTTGCAAAACCGCAATACCTTCTTCTTTAGCCGCCAGCAGCATTTCTTCAGGAATAGTAAGATCTCTAGCAACGATAATGGCTGGTGTTTCAGTTTGAAA
This region of Streptococcus mutans genomic DNA includes:
- a CDS encoding DUF3270 domain-containing protein codes for the protein MSANLNRQTEDFEDLNFQEESMPKYQEFQDFDDNRTKLDELIFFAKLAFFCVTTILVCFILLVAKFSPIFAFPLAMLISWGITALAQKGLKRLKH
- a CDS encoding DUF948 domain-containing protein, which produces MWEIALLIVAIAFAVLVIYLILLLRKISDTVDESRQTLKILTSDVNVTLYQTNELLAKANVLVEDVNGKVETIDPLFTAIADLSVSVSDLNRQARYFGKKTRKSTANVGKAGAAYTFGKVASKLFRKKGKQ
- the lgt gene encoding prolipoprotein diacylglyceryl transferase is translated as MINPIAIKLGPLAIRWYSICIVTGLILAVYLTIREAPKKNIKSDDVLDFILIAFPLAIVGARLYYVIFDWDYYLKNPSEIPVIWHGGIAIYGGLLTGALVLFIFSYYRMIKPIDFLDVAAPGVMLAQSIGRWGNFVNQEAYGKTVTQLNYLPDFIRKQMYIDGHYRTPTFLYESLWNLLGFIIIMILRRRPNLLKEGEVAFFYLIWYGSGRFVIEGMRTDSLMFASLRVSQWLSVLLVVVGVILIVIRRRNHAIPYYQC
- the hprK gene encoding HPr(Ser) kinase/phosphatase, with translation MSVTVQMLVDKVKLDVIYGTQELLQKEIATADISRPGLEMTGYFDYYAPERIQLLGMKEWSYLTQMTSHNRYSVLKEMFQTETPAIIVARDLTIPEEMLLAAKEEGIAVLQSHVPTSRLSGEMSWYLDSCLAERTSVHGVLMDIYGMGVLIQGDSGIGKSETGLELVKRGHRLVADDRVDVFAKDEETLWGEPAEILRHLLEIRGVGIINVMSLYGASAVKDSSQVQLSIFLENFEKDKMFDRLGNGNEDIELSGVKIPRIRIPVKTGRNVSVVIEAAAMNYRAKQMGYDATETFEKRLTNLIDQNEASHD
- a CDS encoding YtxH domain-containing protein — its product is MSKFLKTAIIGAVSGAAAAYFLSTDKGKQFKKKIHQTFTDYKENPKEYHQYAADKVNEYKDVAVHSFKDYKDKFETGELTKDNIISSVKEKASQAGKFANSKLSQVKDHLAQTVEKAEASTNDAVIPLGEMKAQVDDIVIDYQAEEKTKKD
- a CDS encoding peptidase U32 family protein, with the translated sequence MEKIVITATAESIEQVKELLTSGVDRIYVGEKDYALRLPHAFSYDDLREIASLVHEAGKELTVAANALMHQEMMDNIKPFLELMKEIQVDYLVVGDAGVFYVNKRDGYHFKLIYDTSVFVTSSRQVNFWGQHGAVEAVLAREIPSEELFEMSKNLEIPAEVLVYGASVIHHSKRPLIQNYYNFTHIDDEKTRERGLFLSEPNDPKSHYSIYEDKHGTHIFINNDIDLMTKLPELINHHYNHWKLDGIYCPGHNFVEIVQLFVKARDMIEAGTFTQDQAFLFDEQIRKLHPAGRGLDTGFYELDPQTVK